In Microbacterium foliorum, the following proteins share a genomic window:
- a CDS encoding RimK family alpha-L-glutamate ligase — MKIAVLSRAPQAYSTQRLRAAALQRGHNVKVLNTLRFAIDLTADEPDLHYRGRQLSDYDAILPRIGNSITYFGTAVVRQFEQMDVYTPNTANGISSARDKLRANQILSRHNIAMPPTAFVRNRADVRPAIERVGGAPVVIKLLEGTQGIGVILAPQVKVAEAIIETLHSTNQNVLIQKFISESRGRDIRALVVGDRVVAAMRRSAAGDEFRSNVHRGGSVEAVELDPVYERAAVRSAQIMGLRVAGVDMLEGDDGPLVMEVNSSPGLQGIETATKLDVAGAIIDYIAGQVAFPEIDVRQRLTVSTGYGVAELMVHGAVDLVGKTLGEAGLWERDITVLTLHRGVSVIPNPRKHVVLEADDRLFCFGKLDEMRSMVPERRRRRAKVRRLPRQPLSE, encoded by the coding sequence GTGAAGATCGCAGTGCTCTCCCGCGCGCCGCAGGCGTACTCCACCCAAAGGCTGCGCGCCGCCGCGCTCCAGCGAGGTCACAACGTCAAGGTGCTCAACACGCTGCGATTCGCGATCGATCTCACGGCCGACGAGCCGGACCTGCATTACCGCGGTCGGCAGCTGAGCGACTATGACGCGATCCTGCCCCGTATCGGCAACTCGATCACCTACTTCGGCACTGCGGTGGTCCGACAGTTCGAGCAGATGGACGTGTACACGCCGAACACGGCGAACGGCATATCGAGTGCGCGCGACAAGCTCCGCGCGAATCAGATCCTCTCGCGCCACAACATCGCCATGCCGCCCACGGCCTTCGTGCGCAATCGCGCGGACGTGCGGCCGGCGATCGAGAGGGTCGGCGGCGCTCCCGTCGTCATCAAGCTCCTCGAGGGCACGCAGGGTATCGGCGTGATCCTCGCACCGCAGGTGAAGGTGGCAGAGGCGATCATCGAGACCCTCCACTCCACCAATCAGAACGTGCTCATCCAGAAGTTCATCTCCGAGAGCCGCGGACGGGACATCCGTGCCCTCGTGGTGGGCGACCGCGTGGTTGCGGCGATGCGACGTTCGGCAGCCGGAGACGAGTTCCGCTCCAACGTGCACCGCGGCGGCTCCGTCGAAGCCGTCGAGCTCGACCCCGTCTACGAACGCGCGGCCGTTCGTTCGGCTCAGATCATGGGCCTTCGTGTCGCCGGAGTCGACATGCTCGAGGGCGACGACGGCCCGCTGGTCATGGAGGTCAACTCCTCGCCGGGACTCCAGGGCATCGAGACGGCCACCAAGCTCGACGTCGCCGGAGCGATCATCGACTACATCGCAGGGCAGGTGGCATTCCCCGAGATCGATGTGCGCCAGCGCCTGACGGTCTCGACAGGCTATGGCGTCGCCGAGCTGATGGTGCACGGCGCGGTCGACCTCGTCGGCAAGACGCTCGGCGAGGCCGGGCTCTGGGAGCGCGACATCACAGTGCTCACGCTGCACCGCGGCGTCTCCGTCATCCCGAATCCGCGCAAGCACGTCGTGCTCGAGGCCGATGATCGGCTGTTCTGCTTCGGCAAGCTCGACGAGATGCGATCGATGGTGCCCGAGCGTCGTCGTCGCCGCGCCAAGGTCCGCCGGCTCCCACGCCAGCCGCTCTCGGAGTGA
- a CDS encoding ATP-dependent zinc protease family protein: MSKSSHSNTLIGWREWVSLPDLGVDWLKAKIDTGARTSSLHAFQIQEFERDGVSWVRFRVKPWQDSQEDAVIVESPVHDRRAVRSSSGHAQERLVVEMLIRLHDREVLAEVTLSNRDEMGFRMLIGREALRQGYVVDPARSFLGGRAPREARRRNRGKE, from the coding sequence GTGAGTAAGTCATCCCATTCAAACACCCTTATCGGGTGGCGAGAATGGGTGAGCCTGCCCGATCTCGGCGTGGATTGGCTCAAAGCCAAGATCGACACGGGTGCCCGGACCTCTTCGCTGCACGCATTTCAGATTCAGGAGTTCGAGCGAGACGGCGTGTCGTGGGTTCGGTTCCGGGTGAAGCCCTGGCAGGACAGCCAGGAGGACGCTGTGATCGTCGAATCCCCCGTGCACGACCGCCGCGCCGTACGCAGCTCATCGGGCCATGCGCAGGAGCGACTCGTCGTCGAGATGCTGATTCGTCTGCACGACCGAGAGGTGCTCGCGGAGGTGACGCTGAGCAACCGGGATGAGATGGGTTTCCGGATGCTGATCGGACGCGAGGCGCTGAGGCAGGGCTACGTCGTCGACCCCGCGCGCTCGTTCCTCGGAGGTCGCGCACCGCGTGAGGCGAGACGCCGCAACCGCGGCAAGGAGTGA
- a CDS encoding RDD family protein has translation MPQTGTGSIARPGRRIGALLIDYVAATIIATGFLGYDQFALPGEAGLTMFAPMAVFALLQILFIPTAGGSPGHRILGMRVVRLGGGWVGVWRPIVRTLLIVVVIPAVIWDADQRGIHDKVTGLVLIRA, from the coding sequence ATGCCGCAGACGGGGACGGGCAGCATCGCCCGCCCTGGACGGCGGATCGGCGCTCTCCTCATCGACTATGTCGCTGCGACGATCATCGCCACGGGCTTTCTCGGGTACGACCAGTTCGCATTGCCCGGGGAGGCTGGCCTGACGATGTTCGCGCCGATGGCCGTGTTCGCCCTGCTGCAGATCCTGTTCATCCCGACGGCGGGCGGCAGCCCCGGGCACCGCATACTCGGCATGCGCGTCGTGCGCCTCGGTGGCGGCTGGGTGGGGGTGTGGCGACCGATCGTGCGCACGCTGCTCATCGTCGTCGTGATCCCGGCGGTCATCTGGGATGCCGACCAGCGTGGCATTCACGACAAGGTGACCGGACTGGTTCTCATCCGCGCCTGA
- the glnA gene encoding type I glutamate--ammonia ligase gives MFKDSSEVLTYIKENDVKFLDIRFTDLPGVQQHFNIPASTVDEDFFVNGQLFDGSSIRGFASIHESDMQLIPDVTTAYVDPFREASTLVMVFDIYNPRTGEIYSKDPRQVAKKAEKYLASTGIADTAVFAPEAEFYIFDDVRYSVTAGESFYKVDSEEAAWNTGREEEGGNLANKTPYKGGYFPVSPVDKTADLRDDITLKLIDAGFILERSHHEVGTAGQQEINYRFDTMVHSADDILKFKYIVKNTAEEWGKVATFMPKPLYGDNGSGMHTHQSLWNDGKPLFYDEAGYGQLSDIARWYIGGLLAHAPAVLAFTNPTLNSYHRLVKGFEAPVNLVYSAGNRSAAIRIPITGSNPKAKRIEFRAPDASGNPYLAFAAQLMAGLDGIKNRIEPHEPVDKDLYELPPEEAKNIPQVPNSLLDSLEALKADHQFLLEGGVFTEELIETWISYKYENEILPMAQRPHPFEYELYFGV, from the coding sequence ATGTTCAAAGATTCGTCCGAGGTGCTGACCTACATCAAGGAGAACGACGTCAAGTTCCTTGACATCCGATTCACTGATCTCCCTGGTGTCCAGCAGCACTTCAACATCCCTGCGTCCACTGTCGATGAGGACTTCTTCGTCAACGGCCAGCTGTTCGACGGCTCCTCGATCCGTGGCTTCGCCAGCATCCACGAGTCCGACATGCAGCTCATCCCGGACGTGACGACGGCCTACGTCGACCCCTTCCGCGAGGCGAGCACCCTGGTCATGGTGTTCGACATCTACAACCCGCGCACGGGTGAGATCTACTCGAAGGACCCGCGTCAGGTCGCCAAGAAGGCCGAGAAGTACCTCGCGTCTACCGGCATCGCCGACACCGCTGTCTTCGCCCCCGAGGCCGAGTTCTACATCTTCGACGACGTGCGCTACTCGGTCACCGCCGGCGAGAGCTTCTACAAGGTCGACTCCGAAGAGGCCGCGTGGAACACCGGTCGCGAAGAAGAGGGCGGAAACCTCGCCAACAAGACCCCGTACAAGGGCGGCTACTTCCCCGTCAGCCCGGTCGACAAGACCGCTGACCTGCGTGACGACATCACCCTGAAGCTGATCGACGCCGGGTTCATCCTCGAGCGCTCGCACCACGAGGTCGGCACCGCCGGCCAGCAGGAGATCAACTACCGCTTCGACACCATGGTGCACTCGGCGGACGACATCCTGAAGTTCAAGTACATCGTCAAGAACACCGCTGAAGAGTGGGGCAAGGTCGCCACCTTCATGCCGAAACCGCTCTACGGCGACAACGGCTCGGGAATGCACACGCACCAGTCGCTGTGGAACGACGGAAAGCCGCTGTTCTACGACGAGGCCGGCTACGGCCAGCTCAGCGACATCGCTCGCTGGTACATCGGCGGTCTGCTCGCGCACGCTCCGGCTGTGCTCGCGTTCACCAACCCGACCCTGAACAGCTACCACCGTCTGGTCAAGGGCTTCGAGGCGCCGGTCAACCTGGTCTACTCGGCCGGAAACCGCTCGGCTGCCATCCGCATCCCGATCACGGGCTCCAACCCGAAGGCCAAGCGCATCGAGTTCCGCGCACCGGATGCTTCGGGCAACCCGTACCTCGCGTTCGCCGCGCAGCTCATGGCCGGACTCGACGGCATCAAGAACCGCATCGAGCCGCACGAGCCCGTCGACAAGGACCTCTACGAGCTTCCTCCCGAGGAGGCCAAGAACATCCCGCAGGTTCCGAACTCCCTGCTGGACTCGCTCGAGGCGCTGAAGGCCGACCACCAGTTCCTCCTCGAGGGCGGCGTGTTCACCGAGGAGCTCATCGAGACCTGGATCTCGTACAAGTACGAGAACGAGATCCTGCCGATGGCTCAGCGCCCGCACCCGTTCGAGTACGAGCTGTACTTCGGCGTCTGA
- a CDS encoding GNAT family N-acetyltransferase yields MDALTFRPWSAGDLELLRLANTPEMTAHLNGVESERQLLDRHARYLRLWDAGEARMFVIEDAEGAALGSIGFWNVEWRGEPAWETGWFVLPEEQGRGVASRALGLLLDDARQHRAGRRFLTAFPSVENAGSNGVCRRAGFEMVGTVTDEFRGAALTMNEWVFDLTD; encoded by the coding sequence ATGGATGCGCTGACGTTCAGACCCTGGTCCGCGGGGGATCTCGAGTTGCTGCGTCTGGCGAACACTCCGGAGATGACGGCCCATCTGAACGGCGTCGAGAGCGAGCGGCAGCTGCTCGACCGCCACGCCCGCTACCTGCGACTGTGGGATGCGGGAGAGGCCAGGATGTTCGTCATAGAAGATGCTGAGGGAGCGGCGCTCGGATCGATCGGCTTCTGGAACGTCGAGTGGCGCGGCGAGCCCGCGTGGGAGACGGGGTGGTTCGTTCTTCCGGAGGAACAGGGGAGAGGCGTGGCATCTCGAGCTCTCGGGCTGCTGCTCGACGATGCGCGCCAGCACCGCGCCGGGCGGAGGTTCCTGACGGCATTTCCGTCCGTCGAGAACGCGGGCTCGAACGGCGTCTGTCGACGCGCCGGATTCGAGATGGTCGGCACGGTCACGGACGAGTTCCGTGGTGCGGCCCTGACGATGAACGAGTGGGTCTTCGACCTCACCGATTGA
- a CDS encoding AI-2E family transporter translates to MRRKNDRLQPKKVHTTETPPAQPKTAAAAIARINPFMFGLLGALGVLVALLLGGIVNQLATVLVYIGVALFLALGLDPIVSFIERRLPRPAAVAIVVSVVILAFAGIILAIVPLLVEQVTNLIQDGPQMVEDFMASAWFKDVSEQFGSTFDDAAQGVLSFIQDPGNILNISGGVFAVGAGIAGGFTGITIVLILTLYFMASLRSMKRVAVRFVPSYQRETFGGLLEDVSGAVGRYVMGQASLALINGILSLIVLSIIGAPVPALLALLAFIGSLIPLVGTLSASIINSLICLIASPITALIAFGYYLVYMQIEAYVLSPRIMNKAVAVPGSLVVIAAIAGGALGGILGALVAIPVAASVIIIVQKVVFPTQDSKVVPPGTLSER, encoded by the coding sequence ATGCGCCGCAAGAACGACAGGCTGCAGCCGAAGAAGGTCCACACGACCGAGACTCCCCCGGCTCAGCCCAAGACCGCGGCGGCAGCGATCGCCCGGATCAACCCCTTCATGTTCGGCCTGCTCGGTGCGCTCGGTGTGCTGGTCGCACTGCTGCTCGGCGGAATCGTCAATCAGCTCGCGACCGTGCTGGTCTACATCGGAGTCGCGCTCTTCCTGGCCCTCGGCCTCGACCCGATCGTGTCGTTCATCGAACGCAGGCTCCCCCGACCGGCCGCCGTCGCGATCGTGGTCTCCGTGGTGATCCTGGCCTTCGCGGGAATCATCCTCGCGATCGTCCCGCTCCTGGTCGAACAGGTGACCAATCTGATCCAGGACGGCCCCCAGATGGTCGAGGACTTCATGGCCAGCGCCTGGTTCAAGGACGTCAGCGAGCAGTTCGGCTCCACCTTCGACGACGCGGCACAGGGCGTGCTGAGCTTCATCCAGGATCCGGGCAACATCCTGAACATCAGCGGCGGCGTCTTCGCGGTCGGCGCCGGCATCGCCGGTGGCTTCACCGGCATCACGATCGTCCTCATCCTGACCCTGTACTTCATGGCCTCGCTGCGCAGCATGAAGCGCGTCGCAGTGCGGTTCGTCCCCTCGTACCAGCGCGAGACCTTCGGAGGACTCCTCGAGGACGTCTCGGGCGCAGTCGGTCGTTACGTGATGGGACAGGCGAGCCTCGCTCTGATCAACGGCATCCTGAGCCTCATCGTGCTGAGCATCATCGGAGCACCGGTGCCTGCGCTGCTCGCGCTGCTCGCCTTCATCGGGTCGTTGATCCCGCTCGTCGGAACCCTGAGCGCATCGATCATCAACTCGCTGATCTGCCTCATCGCGAGCCCGATCACCGCGCTCATCGCGTTCGGCTACTACCTCGTCTACATGCAGATCGAGGCCTACGTGCTGTCGCCGCGGATCATGAACAAGGCGGTTGCCGTTCCCGGTTCCCTCGTGGTGATCGCTGCCATCGCCGGCGGCGCGCTCGGCGGGATCCTGGGCGCGCTTGTCGCGATCCCGGTCGCGGCCAGCGTCATCATCATCGTGCAGAAGGTCGTCTTCCCGACGCAGGACAGCAAGGTGGTCCCGCCGGGCACTCTCAGCGAACGGTGA
- a CDS encoding diacylglycerol/lipid kinase family protein, whose translation MTISKLGVIWNPSKVDGDSLREAVAATFVSDGVETPVDWWETSIEDPGRGMAAEAVEAGCDVVIAVGGDGTVRAVAESLAGTDSALGIVPQGTGNLLARNLEIPLNDIPAALARVRDGEPQRIDMGWVDHDGTEHAFVVMVGFGIDAQMLVETDEDLKNRAGWIAYVEAMGRALAGTEMTDITLTLDDQEPQGLRGHTMLIGNCGMVQGGIRLLPDAVLDDGLLDMLLVSADGPLQWLDTVRAFVWENGIRRMMGNVDTAVSTDSTTHISAERVRVQLASPQTFEIDGEEVGAVSDFTVRVQPAALTVR comes from the coding sequence ATGACGATCTCGAAGCTCGGTGTGATCTGGAACCCCTCGAAGGTTGACGGGGATTCGCTACGCGAAGCCGTTGCCGCGACCTTCGTCTCCGACGGCGTCGAGACGCCCGTCGACTGGTGGGAGACCAGCATCGAGGACCCGGGTCGCGGCATGGCCGCCGAGGCCGTGGAGGCGGGCTGCGACGTGGTGATCGCCGTCGGTGGAGACGGCACCGTCAGGGCGGTCGCTGAGTCGTTGGCGGGCACGGACTCCGCGCTCGGCATCGTGCCGCAGGGCACGGGCAACCTGCTCGCTCGCAACCTCGAGATCCCCTTGAACGACATCCCGGCCGCGCTGGCTCGGGTCCGCGACGGCGAGCCGCAGCGGATCGACATGGGCTGGGTCGATCACGACGGCACCGAGCATGCGTTCGTGGTGATGGTCGGCTTCGGCATCGACGCGCAGATGCTGGTGGAGACCGACGAGGACCTGAAGAACAGGGCCGGGTGGATCGCGTACGTCGAAGCGATGGGGCGTGCCCTCGCCGGCACCGAGATGACCGACATCACCCTCACACTCGACGATCAGGAGCCGCAAGGTCTTCGCGGTCATACGATGCTGATCGGAAACTGCGGCATGGTGCAGGGCGGCATCCGTCTCCTGCCCGACGCCGTGCTCGATGACGGCTTGCTCGACATGCTGCTCGTGAGCGCCGATGGGCCCCTGCAGTGGCTCGACACCGTCCGTGCCTTCGTCTGGGAGAACGGCATCCGCCGCATGATGGGCAATGTCGATACTGCCGTGAGCACCGACTCGACGACCCACATCTCCGCCGAGCGCGTGCGGGTTCAGCTCGCGTCGCCGCAGACGTTCGAGATCGATGGCGAAGAGGTCGGAGCGGTCTCCGACTTCACCGTGCGGGTTCAGCCCGCAGCCCTCACCGTTCGCTGA
- a CDS encoding bifunctional [glutamine synthetase] adenylyltransferase/[glutamine synthetase]-adenylyl-L-tyrosine phosphorylase has protein sequence MARSDDSVSLSALARLGFAELSEAAANLTELATLIGVERSLLLGEADGADPDAAVEGMLRVARRDPAPLATLFADAQARRRLWRVFGASQGFADFFLRHPREITVLGESMPELPSADQLRERMLDAVRARDGFAESGDDAAVVTLRVAYRRNLAAIAAFDLTSYSPVRIVGDVAAALADIAGAALEAALAVARRRLVDTMSHEQVAATQLAIIGMGKAGARELNYVSDVDVIFVGGTADEEVVSESKAIDIATRLARETMRGLSGIEVEPPLWEVDAALRPEGKQGALVRSLGSHLAYYDRWAKSWEFQALLKARPLAGDPELGAEYIAAVQPKVFSSAARENFVDSVQRMRERVMEHIDPEDAPHQLKLGSGGLRDIEFTVQLLQLVHGLTDPSLRTRGTLESLDALVEGGYIGRAEAASFADDYCVLRLMEHRLQLKELSRTHLMPRTPAGLRVLARSTGLGESGEAIWARWESVRREVRDIHTRLFYRPLLSAVASLPEEERTLSTAQAHDRLMAIGFRDPAGALRHIGALTTGLSRKATIQRHLMPVMVRWFADGSDPDYALIAFRRISERLGDTPWFLRMLRDSSGAAESLTRLLSSSRYVGELMEWIPESVAWLDSSELLRPRSGAALDEEARAIQTRHRNVGDALQAVRALRRRELLRTAMGGVLDVLSIEQIATSLTEITDATIQAALRAVRREIVPAEDEALDFAVIGMGRFGGAELGFGSDADILYVYDANGVDPQRAQSLATRIVAGLREHLTDHRVPLDLDADLRPEGRNGPVVRSIEAYAEYYRRWSLSWEAQALLRARGVAGSTTLIAKFTALADSIRYPAEIDLQGTREIKRIKARVEGERLPQGVDPRRHLKLGPGTLSDVEWLVQLLQLQHAHAVPELRTTSTLTALGAAVDAGFVPADAADLLRAAWLLSSRLRSAITLYTGKTSDVLPTDPRDLDAIGRLLGYPDRSASVLDDDYLGVTRRARRAFEQLFYG, from the coding sequence ATGGCCCGTTCGGACGACTCCGTCTCTCTCTCCGCGCTGGCCAGGCTGGGGTTCGCCGAGCTCAGTGAGGCGGCGGCGAACCTCACCGAGCTCGCGACGCTGATCGGTGTCGAGCGATCCCTCCTGCTCGGTGAAGCCGACGGGGCCGACCCCGATGCGGCGGTCGAGGGGATGCTGCGCGTGGCGCGGCGTGACCCGGCACCGCTTGCGACACTCTTCGCCGACGCGCAGGCGCGCAGACGCCTGTGGCGGGTGTTCGGCGCGTCGCAGGGGTTCGCGGATTTCTTCCTGCGACACCCTCGTGAGATCACGGTGCTGGGCGAGTCGATGCCCGAGTTGCCGTCGGCAGATCAACTGCGCGAGCGGATGCTGGATGCAGTCCGCGCCCGCGATGGCTTCGCCGAGTCCGGAGACGACGCGGCGGTGGTGACGCTTCGAGTCGCCTACCGGCGCAACCTCGCGGCGATCGCCGCGTTCGACCTCACGTCGTACAGTCCCGTTCGCATCGTCGGCGACGTCGCCGCAGCGTTGGCCGACATCGCCGGCGCGGCGCTCGAGGCAGCCCTCGCGGTCGCCCGTCGACGGCTCGTCGACACGATGAGCCACGAACAGGTCGCCGCCACACAGCTCGCGATCATCGGCATGGGCAAGGCCGGCGCACGCGAGTTGAACTACGTCAGCGACGTCGACGTGATCTTCGTGGGGGGAACGGCAGACGAAGAGGTCGTCTCGGAATCGAAGGCGATCGACATCGCGACGCGCCTCGCCAGGGAGACGATGCGGGGTCTGAGCGGCATCGAGGTCGAACCGCCGCTCTGGGAGGTCGATGCTGCACTGCGTCCAGAGGGCAAACAGGGCGCGCTGGTGCGATCACTCGGCTCGCACCTGGCGTATTACGACCGCTGGGCCAAGAGCTGGGAGTTCCAGGCGCTGCTGAAGGCACGACCTCTCGCAGGCGATCCCGAGCTCGGCGCCGAGTACATCGCCGCGGTGCAGCCCAAGGTCTTCTCCAGCGCCGCGCGAGAGAACTTCGTCGACAGCGTGCAGCGCATGCGCGAGCGGGTCATGGAGCACATCGACCCGGAGGATGCGCCGCACCAGCTGAAACTGGGATCCGGTGGCCTGCGGGACATCGAGTTCACCGTGCAGCTCCTGCAGCTCGTTCACGGCCTCACCGACCCGAGCCTGCGCACGCGCGGCACGCTGGAGAGCCTCGACGCGCTCGTCGAAGGCGGCTACATCGGTCGGGCAGAGGCAGCGTCGTTCGCTGACGACTACTGCGTGCTGCGGCTGATGGAGCACAGACTGCAGCTCAAGGAGCTCAGCCGCACCCACCTGATGCCTCGGACGCCCGCCGGCCTGCGCGTGCTGGCTCGCAGCACGGGTCTCGGAGAATCCGGCGAGGCGATCTGGGCTCGATGGGAGAGCGTTCGGCGTGAGGTGCGCGACATCCACACCCGGCTGTTCTACCGCCCTCTTCTGAGTGCCGTGGCCTCACTGCCCGAAGAGGAGCGCACCCTGTCGACCGCGCAGGCGCACGATCGGCTCATGGCGATCGGCTTCCGCGACCCCGCAGGCGCTCTGCGGCACATCGGCGCGCTCACGACGGGGTTGAGTCGCAAGGCGACCATCCAGCGCCACCTCATGCCCGTGATGGTCCGCTGGTTCGCCGACGGCAGCGACCCGGACTACGCGCTGATCGCGTTCCGCCGCATCAGTGAGCGCCTCGGCGACACCCCCTGGTTCCTCCGGATGCTGCGGGATTCGTCCGGAGCCGCCGAGAGTCTCACAAGGCTTCTGTCGTCATCGCGCTACGTCGGCGAGCTCATGGAGTGGATCCCCGAGTCGGTCGCCTGGCTCGACAGCAGCGAGCTGCTGCGTCCGCGGAGCGGAGCCGCGCTCGACGAGGAGGCCAGGGCGATCCAGACACGCCACAGGAACGTGGGTGACGCGTTGCAGGCGGTTCGAGCCCTACGACGTCGAGAGCTCCTGCGGACGGCGATGGGCGGCGTCCTCGACGTGCTCTCGATCGAGCAGATCGCGACCTCGCTCACCGAGATCACCGACGCCACGATCCAGGCGGCGCTGCGCGCGGTTCGGCGCGAGATCGTACCCGCCGAGGATGAGGCGCTCGACTTCGCGGTGATCGGCATGGGACGGTTCGGGGGAGCGGAGCTGGGTTTCGGGTCCGACGCCGACATCCTCTATGTGTACGACGCGAACGGCGTCGATCCTCAGCGGGCGCAGTCGCTCGCCACGCGCATCGTCGCGGGACTCCGGGAGCACCTGACCGATCATCGAGTGCCGCTCGATCTCGATGCCGACCTCCGACCGGAGGGGCGCAACGGCCCGGTGGTGCGGTCGATCGAAGCCTATGCGGAGTACTACCGACGCTGGTCGCTCTCGTGGGAGGCGCAGGCGCTGCTACGGGCACGCGGAGTGGCGGGAAGCACCACGCTCATTGCGAAGTTCACGGCCCTCGCCGACAGCATCCGGTATCCCGCGGAGATCGATCTGCAGGGCACCCGCGAGATCAAGCGGATCAAGGCGCGGGTCGAGGGGGAGCGGCTGCCGCAGGGAGTGGATCCGCGCCGTCATCTGAAACTCGGTCCAGGCACGCTCAGCGACGTCGAGTGGCTGGTGCAGCTTCTGCAGCTGCAGCACGCCCACGCCGTCCCTGAGCTGCGGACCACGTCGACCCTCACGGCCCTCGGAGCAGCCGTCGATGCCGGATTCGTGCCGGCGGATGCCGCCGATCTCCTCCGCGCCGCATGGCTGCTGTCGAGCCGCCTGCGCTCCGCGATCACCCTCTACACCGGCAAGACGAGCGATGTGCTGCCGACGGATCCGCGCGACCTCGATGCGATCGGTCGGCTGCTCGGATACCCCGATCGGTCGGCGAGCGTGCTCGACGACGACTACCTGGGCGTCACGAGGCGTGCGCGCAGGGCGTTCGAGCAGCTCTTCTACGGCTAG
- the glnA gene encoding type I glutamate--ammonia ligase codes for MDKQRDFVLRTIEERGVKFVRLWFTDVIGTLKSVAIAPAEVEGAFAEGIGFDGSAIEGLTRSYESDLLAQPDPTTFQTLPWRGEIDPTARMFCDITTPDGRPAVSDPRHVLKRTLAKAADAGFTFYTHPEIEFYLLKSSSFGPEGPVPVDSAGYFDNVPGGTAHDFRRRSVRMLEDLGISVEFSHHEGGPGQNEIDLRYADALTMADNVMTFRTVIKEVAIEQGVYATFMPKPLSGHPGSGMHTHMSLFEGERNAFYEEGAKYQLSKTGRHFIAGLLRHANEMAAVTNQFVNSYKRLWGGDEAPSFVTWGHNNRSALVRVPMYKPNKGGSSRVEYRALDSAANPYLAYALMLAAGLKGIEEEYELPPEAEDNVWSLSDAERRALGYSALPASLDHALEYMESSELVAETLGESVFNYVLLNKRKEWEAYRGQVTPLELKNNLELL; via the coding sequence GTGGACAAGCAGAGAGATTTCGTCCTCCGGACGATCGAAGAGCGGGGCGTCAAGTTCGTCCGCCTGTGGTTCACTGATGTCATCGGCACCCTCAAGTCCGTCGCCATCGCGCCGGCCGAGGTCGAGGGCGCGTTCGCCGAGGGGATCGGCTTCGACGGCTCTGCCATCGAGGGCCTGACCCGCAGCTACGAGTCCGACCTGCTCGCGCAGCCCGACCCCACCACGTTCCAGACTCTGCCGTGGCGCGGCGAGATCGACCCCACCGCGCGCATGTTCTGCGACATCACCACGCCCGACGGGCGACCTGCCGTGTCCGACCCGCGGCACGTGCTCAAGCGCACTCTGGCCAAGGCCGCCGACGCCGGGTTCACCTTCTACACGCACCCCGAGATCGAGTTCTACCTGCTCAAGTCCTCGTCGTTCGGTCCTGAGGGGCCGGTTCCGGTCGACTCGGCCGGGTACTTCGACAACGTGCCCGGTGGCACGGCGCACGACTTCCGCCGCCGATCGGTGCGGATGCTCGAAGATCTTGGGATCTCCGTCGAGTTCAGCCACCACGAGGGCGGGCCTGGGCAGAACGAGATCGACCTCCGCTACGCGGACGCGCTGACCATGGCCGACAACGTGATGACGTTCCGCACGGTCATCAAAGAGGTCGCGATCGAGCAGGGCGTCTACGCGACGTTCATGCCGAAGCCTCTGAGCGGCCACCCCGGCAGCGGCATGCACACGCACATGTCGCTCTTCGAGGGCGAGCGCAACGCGTTCTACGAAGAGGGCGCGAAGTACCAGCTGTCGAAGACCGGTCGCCACTTCATCGCCGGTCTCCTGCGGCACGCCAACGAGATGGCGGCGGTGACGAATCAGTTCGTCAACTCGTACAAGCGCCTCTGGGGCGGCGACGAGGCTCCGAGCTTCGTCACGTGGGGCCATAACAACCGCTCCGCGCTCGTCCGGGTGCCGATGTACAAGCCCAACAAGGGCGGATCGTCGCGCGTCGAGTACCGCGCGCTCGACTCTGCGGCGAACCCCTACCTCGCCTACGCACTCATGCTTGCAGCGGGCCTCAAAGGCATCGAGGAGGAGTACGAGCTTCCGCCGGAGGCCGAGGACAACGTGTGGTCGCTCAGTGACGCCGAGCGCCGTGCGCTGGGCTACTCGGCGCTGCCTGCGAGCCTCGACCACGCGCTCGAGTACATGGAGAGCTCCGAGCTCGTCGCCGAGACCCTCGGCGAGTCGGTCTTCAACTACGTGCTGCTCAACAAGCGCAAGGAGTGGGAGGCCTACCGTGGCCAGGTCACGCCGCTGGAGCTGAAGAACAACCTCGAGCTTCTCTGA
- a CDS encoding SPOR domain-containing protein, protein MSNGDEKYWYNLETGQVEFGMISASADRVGPFDTEVEASRAPEKLKERSRAWAEEEAAESGWDAGTGKGAE, encoded by the coding sequence ATGTCGAACGGCGATGAGAAGTACTGGTACAACCTGGAGACCGGTCAGGTGGAGTTCGGCATGATCTCCGCCTCCGCTGACCGCGTCGGTCCGTTCGACACCGAGGTCGAAGCGTCTCGTGCCCCCGAGAAGCTCAAGGAGCGCTCGCGTGCCTGGGCCGAGGAGGAAGCAGCCGAGAGCGGCTGGGACGCCGGCACCGGCAAGGGCGCTGAGTGA